The following proteins come from a genomic window of Bactrocera tryoni isolate S06 chromosome 1, CSIRO_BtryS06_freeze2, whole genome shotgun sequence:
- the LOC120769126 gene encoding interaptin isoform X2 — protein sequence MMDFHLLVVITCIFLASLCSLLFINSIFRRKTFEDIVAEKKAFTDKIYAQSKVAAKKPKKQQTTKKDLKREKKKLQREQQKDNTEQEDSDAQSEPTSVDDEPQGLSKSHVEFDPDPEVIVGATPEAVRRASIIEREKENSKQKSKKEKKSKTSGILVNKNEPVVVRENLVIEEQANSFETKQPKDTVELKKHDKKDNNKKEKNGKKDKNVAVEKPILPASEQQQPPVAEPVIQPQVAKELKQQDEKVRQGSPKAHVANNASGNNKTKQQNKKQNKETAATKDLVLALDKLSDSDTIGVSLLMNLFRRAELNRSEIQILIDYLLNKQQDTPATHSEWSDDICQKLKRQLEEKEKALAEEQEASIGIQAKLRDLRTEINAERAQLNATVKNYVEAINSKDQQIALLTQDMQALNDKFAQERKQFQAKLLIEKQNGSQDLFAQLQRLQCESTHKDKCINDLTCLVNACNQANEELKQQISLLEQQREELEQISNNRIVELEKSKTLEIENAERQLEVHNLQNAHESIKADLTQVRQDLEARNTALAEKQNQLEALQAKNNELLQQLAGINNHAAEQSKEQSGLQATYDVLKLQLAEKEQQLAEFNTKHASLLKQFSGLEAQTQLNAQTHNDLQKLVQSLQQDIGSKHQQLQQVEQTVDKLNLREKELLQQLQEQKEKNDQQQQLFAASQKQSSATANSPTVSANDEKHMREIFQRLYPEAVKACESTALSVSFEQWVEQVLASQIKLAAVNKAASSSSNKSTQSNTNSSNSNHTSSSHTNNNSHNDNLINSNNRISSNSSGDGGSSGNGNDVDAVELRLQNTQLRAKVDELTKLVKKTSNTLSALEGHALQEHEKWQSILLAKDEEISRLQHSNGAQDI from the exons ATGATGGACTTTCACTTATTGGTTGTAATTACCTGCATCTTCCTCGCCTCTCTCTGCTCGCTTCTCTTCATTAATAGCATTTTCCGTCGTAAAACATTCGAAGATATCGTTGCCGAAAAGAAGGCGTTCACTGACAAAATCTACGCCCAGAGCAAAGTGGCtgcaaagaaaccaaaaaaacaacaaacaacaaagaaGGATCTGAAGcgtgagaaaaaaaaattacaacgtGAACAGCAAAAAGACAACACCGAGCAAGAGGATTCCGATGCCCAATCCGAACCAACATCTGTAGATGATGAGCCGCAGGGTTTGTCCAAATCTCATGTTGAATTCGATCCAGATCCAGAAGTGATTGTTGGTGCCACTCCAGAAGCCGTGCGACGCGCCAGTATCATTGAGCgtgaaaaagaaaattcaaaacagAAATCAAAGAAGGAGAAGAAGAGCAAGACTTCGGGAATTTTGGTGAATAAGAATGAACCAGTTGTGGTGCGTGAGAATTTGGTTATTGAAGAACAAGCAAATTCTTTCGAAACGAAACAACCTAAAGATACAGTTGAGTTAAAGAAACACGATAAGAAGgataataacaaaaaagaaaagaatggTAAAAAGGATAAAAATGTAGCAGTGGAAAAGCCAATTTTGCCCGCTAGTGAACAGCAGCAACCACCAGTAGCCGAACCTGTTATACAACCGCAAGTTGCAAAGGAGCTTAAACAGCAGGATGAGAAAGTACGTCAAGGCTCACCAAAGGCACATGTTGCTAATAATGCCAGtggaaacaataaaacaaaacaacaaaataagaaGCAGAACAAAGAGACTGCTGCTACCAAAGATCTTGTACTTGCACTCGATAAACTTTCTGATTCAGATACTATTGGCGTTTCATTACTCATGAATCTCTTCCGTCGCGCCGAGCTTAATCGTTCCGAGATACAAATACTTATCGATTATTTGTTGAATAAGCAACAGGATACGCCTGCAACTCATTCGGAATGGTCTGATGATATATGCCAGAAATTAAAACGCCAATTGGAAGAGAAGGAGAAAGCGTTAGCCGAAGAACAAGAAGCATCGATAGGTATTCAAGCAAAATTGCGTGATTTACGTACAGAAATTAATGCAGAACGTGCCCAATTGAATGCTACTGTCAAAAATTACGTTGAAGCGATTAATTCCAAAGACCAACAGATTGCTTTACTCACTCAGGACATGCAAGCACTCAACGACAAGTTCGCGCAGGAGCGTAAACAATTCCAAGCCaaacttttaattgaaaaacaaaacggtTCCCAAGACTTGTTCGCACAATTGCAACGCTTACAATGTGAATCGACGCACAAGGATAAGTGTATTAACGATCTGACCTGCTTGGTTAACGCCTGTAATCAGGCGAATGAAgagttaaaacaacaaataagtcTCCTCGAACAGCAACGTGAAGAGCTCGAACAAATCTCGAATAACCGAATTGTAGAACTCGAAAAATCGAAAACACTTGAAATCGAAAACGCTGAACGCCAGTTGGAAGTACATAACTTACAAAATGCACACGAATCAATCAAAGCTGATTTGACGCAGGTCCGGCAAGATCTTGAGGCACGAAACACGGCTTTGGCGGAGAAGCAGAATCAGCTCGAAGCCTTGCAAGCTAAAAATAACGAGTTGCTACAACAACTGGCCGGCATAAACAATCATGCTGCGGAACAATCTAAGGAACAATCTGGTTTGCAGGCAACATACGATGTACTCAAGTTACAATTGGCTGAGAAAGAGCAACAATTGGCCGAATTTAATACTAAGCATGCCTCATTATTAAAACAATTCAGCGGTTTAGAAGCGCAAACACAACTTAATGCACAAACACATAATGATTTACAGAAGTTGGTTCAGTCACTCCAGCAAGACATCGGTAGTAAGCACCAGCAACTGCAGCAGGTCGAGCAGACTGTGGACAAACTGAACCTACGTGAAAAGGAGTTACTACAACAGCTCCAagaacaaaaagaaaagaacGAT caacagcagcagctttTCGCAGCTTCACAAAAACAATCTTCCGCCACAGCCAATTCCCCAACCGTTTCCGCAAATGACGAGAAACATATGCGTGAAATATTCCAGCGTCTCTATCCAGAAGCAGTTAAAGCTTGTGAAAGCACCGCGCTTAGTGTATCCTTTGAGCAGTGGGTGGAACAGGTTTTGGCCTCACAAATAAAATTAGCTGCAGTCAATAAAGCGGCTAGCAGCAGTAGTAACAAATCAACACAATCTAAtaccaacagcagcaacagtaaTCACACCTCTTCAAGccacacaaacaacaactcACATAATGATAACTTAATCAATAGCAATAATCGTATTAGTAGCAACAGTAGTGGTGATGGTGGAAGCAGCGGTAATGGCAACGATGTGGATGCAGTTGAACTGCGTCTGCAAAATACTCAACTGCGCGCCAAGGTGGATGAGTTAACTAAGCTCGTTAAGAAGACT AGCAACACATTGTCAGCTCTTGAAGGGCATGCACTGCAAGAGCACGAGAAATGGCAAAGCATTTTATTAGCAAAGGATGAGGAAATTTCTAGATTGCAGCACTCAAATGGAGCGCAG gACATTTAA
- the LOC120769170 gene encoding zinc finger protein 620-like, translating to YSIVLEIFPLYTIRKFNIAAHKSIKNYLKRLGMNSEENMASGSSTEGEVCCRVCLQLEELMIHIYDGGVIEDFQTDLITLLERCGGIKVEQSDSLPKFLCKECTTELLVAAKFREKCERTQQLLKAAPQKKSEYVESEEPSTDTEATYDTQFLSDRNIIEIHPDSFVETNLNEENIDVKCTANTQLDSAIALESGEPIDLNLNGIDIIEETNEEWQVMEYFENNSCEGKQKQEIYSPNSIYLMNDINSTANVASQINAEKKFTCDSCGAVFLQAANLQRHLEKVHFLLQPYRCPNCSHTFTIEQTYINHSISCIKSNDQTAPAININIPIKTFPTSSQRECVYCGKQMQSNFALNMHLRTHTGERPYKCDHCPKAFKTQSAYTMHMKRHARKPDYSCSLCHKTFYETSNLTVHMRTHTGEKPHSCTFCQKRFSRVFLLQLHMRTHTGEKPYQCKICNRSFAQLCDLKNHERIHTGERNYKCTTCGKTFIKKYSLRAHMDRHAILQSEEGTVSDEKNIEVENAKNTQAEDESIKYMLDNSMLQGDSYFLSKVPEDSFCSLSYEEVPQLNEPNTDLVWSDFIVEHI from the exons TATTCAATAGTGTTGGAAATTTTTCCTTTGTACACTATACGTAAATTTAACATAGCAGCTCATAAGTCCataaagaattatttaaaacGCCTTGGAATGAATTCTGAAGAGAATATGGCATCCGGAAGTAGTACTGAGGGAGAGGTATGTTGTAGAGTTTGCCTGCAACTTGAGGAGTTAATGATCCATATTTACGACGGTGGTGTTATTGAAGACTTTCAAACAGACCTAATCACATTACTGGAACGCTGTGGAGGAATCAAA gtaGAACAATCAGACAGTCTTCCAAAATTTCTATGCAAGGAATGTACGACTGAATTATTGGTGGCTGCGAAGTTTCGTGAGAAATGTGAACGGACACAACAATTACTAAAAGCTGCTCCTCAAAAGAAATCAGAATACGTAGAAAGTGAAGAACCTTCCACTGATACTGAAGCTACATATGATACACAGTTTCTAAGCGATCGTAATATCATAGAAATTCATCCAGATAGTTTTGtggaaacaaatttaaatgaagaaaacatTGATGTGAAGTGTACAGCAAACACACAGCTTGATAGTGCAATTGCGCTCGAAAGCGGGGAACCCATTGATCTTAATTTAAACGGTATTGATATAATAGAAGAAACCAATGAAGAATGGCAAGTAatggaatattttgaaaataatagctgtgaaggaaaacaaaaacaagaaatttattCGCCTAATAGTATATACCTGATGAATGATATCAATAGCACAGCAAATGTTGCCTCACAAATAAAT GccgaaaaaaaattcacatgCGATTCCTGTGGAGCAGTTTTCCTACAGGCAGCTAATCTTCAAAGACATTTGGAAAAAGTGCACTTCCTACTACAACCATATCGCTGTCCCAATTGTAGTCACACTTTTACTATAGAGCAAACTTATATAAATCATAGTATTAGTTGTATAAAATCCAATGATCAAACTGCTCCAGCAATTAACATTAATATCCCAATTAAAACATTTCCAACGTCATCCCAACGAGAATGTGTATACTGTGGCAAACAAATGCAGTCCAACTTCGCTCTCAATATGCACCTACGTACACATACCGGGGAACGTCCTTACAAATGTGACCACTGTCCGAAGGCTTTCAAAACTCAATCAGCTTATACAATGCACATGAAACGTCACGCTCGAAAGCCTGACTATTCATGTTCATTGTGCCATAAGACTTTCTATGAGACCAGCAATTTGACGGTGCACATGCGTACGCACACTGGAGAAAAACCACATTCTTGCACTTTTTGTCAAAAACGGTTTTCACGAGTTTTCCTTTTACAATTACATATGCGCACTCATACCGGTGAAAAACCATATCAATGCAAGATTTGTAACCGTAGTTTCGCGCAGCTATGTGATTTAAAGAATCACGAGCGTATACATACTGGCgaaagaaattataaatgtaCTACATGTGGAAAgacatttataaaaaagtacTCACTTAGGGCGCATATGGATCGGCATGCCATCCTACAGAGTGAAGAGGGAACTGTGTCCgatgaaaaaaatatcgaagtagaaaatgccaaaaataccCAAGCCGAAGATGAATCCATAAAATATATGCTTGACAATAGCATGCTGCAAGGTGATAGTTACTTTCTATCGAAAGTTCCTGAAGATAGTTTTTGTAGCCTATCTTATGAAGAGGTGCCCCAACTGAATGAACCCAATACAGACCTTGTTTGGAGTGATTTTATAGTTGagcatatatga
- the LOC120769180 gene encoding RRP15-like protein → MALSNIKKRNISKSLPKKQVPDDSEVENSSGEDAENDAEGNIGWADCIAKVLSTSKPKTKKTLVLSRARKLKPVDKLKSKTLNYGFEVEGEDKTDVKPIKEEIDEQIKHRKNVPLELRVKPSWKDIERERTLRKVATRGVVQLFNAVRIQQKDIQQQLDAAGPLDSRKDAVLNNINKRKFLDVLMSGNRAKSEAVDNPVKSENMKNVDSSDDEDHMPSTTQNKRKSEWSVLREDFMTNKKIKHWDEDDDENTDKAPGNSDGEEDSGDE, encoded by the exons ATGGCTTTATCCAACATAAAGAaacgaaatatttcgaaat cTCTACCTAAAAAACAAGTTCCAGACGATTCCGAAGTTGAAAATTCTAGTGGGGAAGATGCCGAGAATGATGCAGAAGGAAATATCGGCTGGGCTGATTGTATAGCCAAAGTACTAAGCACGTCCAAGCCGAAAACTAAGAAAACATTGGTATTATCCCGTGCCAGAAAACTAAAACCGGTTGATAAGTTGAAATCAAAAACTTTGAATTATGGTTTTGAAGTTGAAGGTGAAGACAAAACTGATGTGAAACccataaaagaagaaattgatGAGCAAATAAAACATCGTAAGAATGTGCCGCTAGAATTGCGTGTAAAACCTTCCTGGAAAGATATAGAACGGGAACGCACATTGCGAAAAGTTGCAACTAGAGGTGTTGTCCAGTTATTTAATGCAGTTCGAATACAGCAAAAAGACATCCAACAACAATTGGATGCCGCAGGCCCATTAGATAGTCGAAAAGATGCAGTtttaaacaatataaacaaaagaaaattcttAGATGTTCTTATGAGTGGCAATCGCGCGAAGTCGGAAGCTGTTGACAATCCTGTAAAAAGTGAGAATATGAAGAACGTTGATAGCAGTGATGATGAAGATCATATGCCGTCCACTACACAAAATAAGCGAAAGTCGGAGTGGAGTGTACTTCGAGAAGATtttatgacaaataaaaaaattaagcattgGGATGAAGATGACGACGAAAATACCGACAAAGCACCAGGAAATTCCGATGGGGAAGAAGATAGTGGTGacgaataa
- the LOC120769161 gene encoding RNA transcription, translation and transport factor protein has translation MLKLKLEALEHPAPGSVDVNDRKVFASTILWLEDQKIRQYKIEDREDLRKVDELEIWEQAYENYKYDLSMPQFVTPLEEITWLLGYAIRLEFLDAPESYKDINSIEVSKQQNKSIAPSIKAENFFDNMDFNHKDFIAGVRALATKLKIPQHPNHLILLEAIARVVHERLSPSAKNRQAISGTPFPFEKGNDVVSDDSALDYPVRILRLLQIQSLRELQTKINETIVAVQDLTANPKTDTKLGKVGR, from the exons atgttaaagcTAAAATTAGAAGCTCTAGAACATCCAGCACCTGGTAGTGTTGATGTTAATG atcGAAAGGTGTTTGCAAGCACCATACTCTGGTTGGAAGACCAAAAAATACGCCAATATAAAATTGAAGATCGCGAGGACCTTCGGAAGGTCGACGAGCTTGAGATATGGGAGCAAGCgtatgaaaattacaaatatgaCCTTAGTATGCCACAATTTGTTACACCATTGGAAGAAATTACTTGGCTCCTTGGCTATGCCATTCGTTTGGAATTCCTGGATGCTCCTGAGAGTTACAAGGATATCAACTCGATTGAAGTTAGTAAGCAGCAGAACAAATCAATAGCCCCTAGCATAAAAGCTGAAAATTTCTTTGACAATATGGACT tTAACCATAAAGATTTCATTGCGGGTGTTCGCGCATTGGCAACTAAACTGAAAATACCACAACATCCGAACCATCTTATTCTATTAGAAGCAATTGCACGTGTAGTACATGAACGACTTTCACCTTCCGCTAAGAATCGACAGGCTATATCTGGGACTCCTTTCCCCTTTGAAAAAGGCAATGATGTAGTCTCCGATGACTCTGCACTAGATTATCCAGTACGCATTTTGCGCCtattacaaatacaaagttTACGTGAgttacaaacaaaaatcaatGAAACAATTGTTGCTGTCCAGGATTTGACTGCGAATCCCAAAACAGATACTAAACTCGGAAAAGTAGggcgataa
- the LOC120769126 gene encoding ribosome-binding protein 1 isoform X1, with translation MMDFHLLVVITCIFLASLCSLLFINSIFRRKTFEDIVAEKKAFTDKIYAQSKVAAKKPKKQQTTKKDLKREKKKLQREQQKDNTEQEDSDAQSEPTSVDDEPQGLSKSHVEFDPDPEVIVGATPEAVRRASIIEREKENSKQKSKKEKKSKTSGILVNKNEPVVVRENLVIEEQANSFETKQPKDTVELKKHDKKDNNKKEKNGKKDKNVAVEKPILPASEQQQPPVAEPVIQPQVAKELKQQDEKVRQGSPKAHVANNASGNNKTKQQNKKQNKETAATKDLVLALDKLSDSDTIGVSLLMNLFRRAELNRSEIQILIDYLLNKQQDTPATHSEWSDDICQKLKRQLEEKEKALAEEQEASIGIQAKLRDLRTEINAERAQLNATVKNYVEAINSKDQQIALLTQDMQALNDKFAQERKQFQAKLLIEKQNGSQDLFAQLQRLQCESTHKDKCINDLTCLVNACNQANEELKQQISLLEQQREELEQISNNRIVELEKSKTLEIENAERQLEVHNLQNAHESIKADLTQVRQDLEARNTALAEKQNQLEALQAKNNELLQQLAGINNHAAEQSKEQSGLQATYDVLKLQLAEKEQQLAEFNTKHASLLKQFSGLEAQTQLNAQTHNDLQKLVQSLQQDIGSKHQQLQQVEQTVDKLNLREKELLQQLQEQKEKNDDLRKKNWKLVEALQSCETTARQSKASKSANASLVQQQQLFAASQKQSSATANSPTVSANDEKHMREIFQRLYPEAVKACESTALSVSFEQWVEQVLASQIKLAAVNKAASSSSNKSTQSNTNSSNSNHTSSSHTNNNSHNDNLINSNNRISSNSSGDGGSSGNGNDVDAVELRLQNTQLRAKVDELTKLVKKTSNTLSALEGHALQEHEKWQSILLAKDEEISRLQHSNGAQDI, from the exons ATGATGGACTTTCACTTATTGGTTGTAATTACCTGCATCTTCCTCGCCTCTCTCTGCTCGCTTCTCTTCATTAATAGCATTTTCCGTCGTAAAACATTCGAAGATATCGTTGCCGAAAAGAAGGCGTTCACTGACAAAATCTACGCCCAGAGCAAAGTGGCtgcaaagaaaccaaaaaaacaacaaacaacaaagaaGGATCTGAAGcgtgagaaaaaaaaattacaacgtGAACAGCAAAAAGACAACACCGAGCAAGAGGATTCCGATGCCCAATCCGAACCAACATCTGTAGATGATGAGCCGCAGGGTTTGTCCAAATCTCATGTTGAATTCGATCCAGATCCAGAAGTGATTGTTGGTGCCACTCCAGAAGCCGTGCGACGCGCCAGTATCATTGAGCgtgaaaaagaaaattcaaaacagAAATCAAAGAAGGAGAAGAAGAGCAAGACTTCGGGAATTTTGGTGAATAAGAATGAACCAGTTGTGGTGCGTGAGAATTTGGTTATTGAAGAACAAGCAAATTCTTTCGAAACGAAACAACCTAAAGATACAGTTGAGTTAAAGAAACACGATAAGAAGgataataacaaaaaagaaaagaatggTAAAAAGGATAAAAATGTAGCAGTGGAAAAGCCAATTTTGCCCGCTAGTGAACAGCAGCAACCACCAGTAGCCGAACCTGTTATACAACCGCAAGTTGCAAAGGAGCTTAAACAGCAGGATGAGAAAGTACGTCAAGGCTCACCAAAGGCACATGTTGCTAATAATGCCAGtggaaacaataaaacaaaacaacaaaataagaaGCAGAACAAAGAGACTGCTGCTACCAAAGATCTTGTACTTGCACTCGATAAACTTTCTGATTCAGATACTATTGGCGTTTCATTACTCATGAATCTCTTCCGTCGCGCCGAGCTTAATCGTTCCGAGATACAAATACTTATCGATTATTTGTTGAATAAGCAACAGGATACGCCTGCAACTCATTCGGAATGGTCTGATGATATATGCCAGAAATTAAAACGCCAATTGGAAGAGAAGGAGAAAGCGTTAGCCGAAGAACAAGAAGCATCGATAGGTATTCAAGCAAAATTGCGTGATTTACGTACAGAAATTAATGCAGAACGTGCCCAATTGAATGCTACTGTCAAAAATTACGTTGAAGCGATTAATTCCAAAGACCAACAGATTGCTTTACTCACTCAGGACATGCAAGCACTCAACGACAAGTTCGCGCAGGAGCGTAAACAATTCCAAGCCaaacttttaattgaaaaacaaaacggtTCCCAAGACTTGTTCGCACAATTGCAACGCTTACAATGTGAATCGACGCACAAGGATAAGTGTATTAACGATCTGACCTGCTTGGTTAACGCCTGTAATCAGGCGAATGAAgagttaaaacaacaaataagtcTCCTCGAACAGCAACGTGAAGAGCTCGAACAAATCTCGAATAACCGAATTGTAGAACTCGAAAAATCGAAAACACTTGAAATCGAAAACGCTGAACGCCAGTTGGAAGTACATAACTTACAAAATGCACACGAATCAATCAAAGCTGATTTGACGCAGGTCCGGCAAGATCTTGAGGCACGAAACACGGCTTTGGCGGAGAAGCAGAATCAGCTCGAAGCCTTGCAAGCTAAAAATAACGAGTTGCTACAACAACTGGCCGGCATAAACAATCATGCTGCGGAACAATCTAAGGAACAATCTGGTTTGCAGGCAACATACGATGTACTCAAGTTACAATTGGCTGAGAAAGAGCAACAATTGGCCGAATTTAATACTAAGCATGCCTCATTATTAAAACAATTCAGCGGTTTAGAAGCGCAAACACAACTTAATGCACAAACACATAATGATTTACAGAAGTTGGTTCAGTCACTCCAGCAAGACATCGGTAGTAAGCACCAGCAACTGCAGCAGGTCGAGCAGACTGTGGACAAACTGAACCTACGTGAAAAGGAGTTACTACAACAGCTCCAagaacaaaaagaaaagaacGAT GATTTGCGTAAGAAAAACTGGAAGTTGGTTGAAGCTTTACAAAGTTGTGAAACAACAGCTAGACAAAGTAAAGCGTCTAAGAGCGCAAATGCAAGCTTAGTT caacagcagcagctttTCGCAGCTTCACAAAAACAATCTTCCGCCACAGCCAATTCCCCAACCGTTTCCGCAAATGACGAGAAACATATGCGTGAAATATTCCAGCGTCTCTATCCAGAAGCAGTTAAAGCTTGTGAAAGCACCGCGCTTAGTGTATCCTTTGAGCAGTGGGTGGAACAGGTTTTGGCCTCACAAATAAAATTAGCTGCAGTCAATAAAGCGGCTAGCAGCAGTAGTAACAAATCAACACAATCTAAtaccaacagcagcaacagtaaTCACACCTCTTCAAGccacacaaacaacaactcACATAATGATAACTTAATCAATAGCAATAATCGTATTAGTAGCAACAGTAGTGGTGATGGTGGAAGCAGCGGTAATGGCAACGATGTGGATGCAGTTGAACTGCGTCTGCAAAATACTCAACTGCGCGCCAAGGTGGATGAGTTAACTAAGCTCGTTAAGAAGACT AGCAACACATTGTCAGCTCTTGAAGGGCATGCACTGCAAGAGCACGAGAAATGGCAAAGCATTTTATTAGCAAAGGATGAGGAAATTTCTAGATTGCAGCACTCAAATGGAGCGCAG gACATTTAA
- the LOC120769196 gene encoding uncharacterized protein LOC120769196: protein MTSSDNQKDCLACRLISGFGLIAMGAYIFSQSKNRKKIEMNTMRLISGSVVSLGLARLSNASLLKSNSSEA from the exons ATGACGTCCAGTGATAATCAAAAAGATTGTTTAGCTTGCCGTTTAATAAGTGGTTTCGGACTAATTGCCATGGGAGCATATATTTTCTCACAAtctaaaaatcgtaaaaaaattgaaatgaatacaATGCGATTGATTTCGGGAA GTGTGGTGTCCCTAGGTTTGGCCAGACTATCAAACGCAAGCCTTTTGAAATCAAACAGCTCCGAGGCCTAA
- the LOC120769149 gene encoding RAB6A-GEF complex partner protein 2, which translates to MIEIKAKFVRADSAIYASGERVECLIEFGHRGNGNREENLAWASAQLHCYRKTNYNITLGDKINELAELVGKTALDAAAQANGDILIATKPKILFCDLKLLPSETKIYFFNEILPRNGPPTYRGHDIKYFYRITIATQRVKSKVQMLSVPIRVLPIPIIARPDEMHCTEETNDELAPTNPFLEKREISELEISWHHLKNVTARRAPKYYRISNKRGFVGRFCLFKPSYKIGEDIVGSLDFSNCKVRCVQFSVKLQAQEISLQSNADQANNEFNDASSVNSLDLASIASGTAVDNLHKSKTSGSARNIADEEPIGKISTLATIHQMCYAMLKTSVIIPIPLHVTPSFRTDFVELRWRLHFEFVTSTMMDFGKPNPIEGELKAPAEIPVETMVWNLPIAAIYAANPLQIYSPSQTHSLLIK; encoded by the exons atgatagagattaaagcaaaatttgtaCGAGCAGATTCTGCAATATATGCTTCAGGAGAGCGGGTAGAATGTCTGATCGAATTTGGCCATCGTGGCAATGGCAACAG AGAGGAGAACTTGGCTTGGGCCTCCGCGCAACTCCATTGCTATCGAAAAACCAACTATAACATCACTTTAGGAGACAAAATAAATGAGTTAGCAGAACTAGTTGGTAAAACAGCTTTAGATGCAGCTGCACAAGCTAATGGTGATATATTAATTGCCACTAAGCCAAAGATATTATTTTGCGATTTAAAATTATTGCCAAGTGAAACGAAAATCT attttttcaatgaaattttaccTCGTAATGGTCCGCCTACATATCGGGGTCACGACATTAAATACTTTTACAGGATTACAATAGCCACACAAAGAGTTAAATCTAAAGTGCAAATGCTTAGTGTGCCTATACGGGTATTACCTATACCTATAATTGCTCGGCCTGATGAGATGCATTGCACTGAAGAAACAAATGACGAGCTAGCGCCTACTAATCCCTTCCTTGAAAAAAGAGAAATATCCGAGTTGGAAATTTCATGGCATCACCTTaag AATGTAACTGCCCGCCGAGCGCCTAAATATTATCGCATATCTAACAAGCGTGGATTCGTTGGTcggttttgcttgtttaaaccGTCGTACAAAATTGGTGAAGATATAGTGGGAAGCCTTGACTTTAGCAATTGCAAAGTACGTTGTGTCCAATTTTCAGTGAAACTGCAGGCACAAGAAATATCACTTCAAAGTAATGCCGATCAGGCAAATAATGAGTTCAATGATGCATCCTCTGTAAATTCCCTGGACTTGGCAAGTATTGCTAGTGGAACAGCAGTAGATAATTTACATAAATCGAAGACATCTGGGAGCGCACGAAATATTGCCGACGAGGAACCTATAGGAAAGATTAGCACATTGGCAACCATTCATCAAATGTGCTATGCTATGTTGAAGACTTCTGTGATTATACCTATACCATTACATGTAACACCCTCATTCCGTACTGATTTTGTCGAGCTACGATGGCGTTTACATTTTGAATTTGTCACAAGTACAATGATGGACTTTGGTAAACCCAATCCAATAGAGGGTGAGCTTAAAGCTCCTGCCGAAATACCTGTAGAAACAATGGTGTGGAATTTGCCAATTGCTGCAATATACGCTGCTAACCCCCTTCAAATATATTCACCCAGCCAAACACATAGTCTATTGATTAAGTGa